One window from the genome of Thermus sediminis encodes:
- a CDS encoding DUF554 domain-containing protein, translating to MELTLLDRLSGTLVNAATVALGTGLGLALRGRLPQRMARIMVQGVGLTTLFIGLSMAQALGGAKGGAVDGVVLGLLALVLGGLLGEALGVEEALEGLGEKIKRAVRGGGSFTEGFVAASLLFCVGPMTLLGSIQNGLTGDASLLLLKATLDGMSAIALTSSFGIGVGFSVVVILLYQGGVALLAGTLAQVLPDPAQDPRVLLVTGVGGLMVLGVGINLLGLTKVRVGSFLPALLLAPLVWALADWLS from the coding sequence ATGGAGCTCACCCTCCTGGATAGGCTCTCGGGAACCCTGGTGAACGCCGCCACGGTGGCCCTGGGCACGGGGCTGGGCCTGGCCCTAAGGGGCAGGCTACCCCAGCGCATGGCCCGCATCATGGTCCAGGGGGTGGGGCTCACCACCCTCTTCATCGGCCTCTCCATGGCCCAGGCCCTGGGGGGGGCCAAAGGGGGAGCCGTAGACGGGGTGGTCCTGGGCCTCCTGGCCTTGGTCCTGGGGGGGCTTCTGGGGGAGGCCCTGGGGGTGGAGGAGGCCCTCGAGGGCCTGGGGGAGAAGATCAAGCGGGCGGTGCGGGGCGGGGGGAGCTTCACCGAGGGCTTCGTGGCGGCAAGCCTCCTCTTCTGCGTGGGCCCCATGACCCTTTTGGGCTCCATCCAAAACGGCCTCACCGGGGATGCAAGCCTCCTGCTCCTCAAGGCCACCCTGGACGGGATGAGCGCCATCGCCCTCACCAGCTCCTTCGGGATCGGGGTAGGGTTCAGCGTGGTGGTGATCCTCCTCTACCAGGGCGGGGTGGCCCTCCTGGCGGGCACCCTGGCCCAGGTCCTCCCCGACCCCGCCCAGGACCCCCGGGTCCTCCTGGTGACCGGGGTGGGGGGGCTCATGGTCCTGGGGGTGGGGATCAACCTCCTGGGCCTCACCAAGGTGCGGGTGGGCTCCTTCCTGCCCGCTCTTCTCCTCGCCCCCCTGGTCTGGGCCCTGGCCGACTGGCTGAGCTAA
- a CDS encoding glycosyltransferase family 4 protein: protein MLEVAFITDAPRVAGSEVWLRETLPLLPALGVKPTVYLAAHPKLKPFSNQLGRAGITTVLYRSLKELSSETEGYPIRVLQSWFPKTYAILLSTLRFPLAVYIHDQLEYHYPLGLTHLFRWIYGFTKAKYLHRATCLFVGTYWASSYLQRHFGLRAHVVPVGVDPNHFKPPTEEQRHQLRHTYRLERFTLITPARFTLEKNQISIAFVAKLVPEAEFLLVGEGNLARVIQTLSRALRVNNVRFLKPRLDVSELYRASDAVLFPTLGDNPGLVILEGMASGLPVITSPFPPQKEVLSPSEGLLVPPTPRALAKVVRWLQDHPTELKIMGQKGRERILRERTNAHSAQALVEALHQCLNRR, encoded by the coding sequence GTGCTTGAAGTCGCCTTCATCACCGACGCTCCGCGGGTAGCGGGGAGCGAAGTTTGGCTTAGGGAAACCCTTCCGCTTTTGCCAGCCCTGGGCGTCAAACCAACCGTCTATCTCGCCGCGCACCCTAAGCTGAAGCCCTTTTCTAACCAGCTGGGCCGCGCAGGCATCACCACTGTGCTTTATCGCTCTTTAAAAGAACTCTCCTCGGAAACTGAAGGCTATCCCATACGCGTTCTCCAAAGCTGGTTTCCCAAAACCTATGCCATACTGCTTTCTACCTTACGTTTCCCCCTCGCTGTATACATTCATGATCAGTTGGAATATCATTATCCACTCGGCCTAACCCACCTTTTTCGTTGGATTTATGGATTTACCAAGGCCAAATACCTCCACCGGGCTACCTGCCTGTTCGTAGGGACTTACTGGGCGTCTTCATACCTTCAGCGCCACTTCGGCTTGAGAGCCCATGTGGTGCCCGTAGGCGTTGATCCAAACCACTTTAAGCCCCCGACGGAGGAACAGCGGCACCAACTGCGCCATACATATCGCTTGGAGCGCTTTACGCTCATTACACCCGCCCGCTTCACCCTGGAGAAAAATCAAATCAGTATCGCTTTTGTTGCCAAGCTTGTACCTGAAGCTGAGTTCCTTCTTGTAGGAGAAGGGAATTTAGCCCGAGTTATCCAGACCTTGAGCCGCGCTCTAAGGGTGAACAACGTTCGGTTTCTAAAGCCTCGCCTGGACGTGTCCGAGCTCTACCGGGCAAGCGATGCAGTCCTCTTCCCCACGTTAGGGGACAACCCTGGGCTCGTCATCTTGGAAGGTATGGCATCGGGCCTGCCTGTGATTACAAGCCCCTTCCCTCCCCAGAAGGAAGTGCTCTCACCTTCGGAAGGACTTTTGGTCCCTCCTACGCCTAGGGCTCTAGCCAAAGTCGTGCGCTGGCTCCAAGACCACCCGACAGAACTCAAAATCATGGGCCAAAAAGGACGCGAGCGCATCCTACGGGAGCGAACCAACGCCCATAGCGCCCAAGCCCTGGTTGAAGCCCTACACCAATGTCTAAACCGTAGGTAG
- a CDS encoding MFS transporter — protein MFRYLPWAQDGLSILLRLILAVGLMEGVRSGYFAGFLAFYAPERLELGPTAFTLAYTLHHLADHLSKGLGGLMAERVGFGLTASLAAFVGFLALLLTPAAHGAWTLWALGLLWGVSMSTLYPGLMTYASRIAVPGREARALSFTLTLVLPWVGIGVVGVGQVAWRHPEAGLTALLFAQGAALALALSLLRFRIPVPPKSRKRYPLSRPLFFLPAAFGQTFAPALVSLFLLRFAKESLGLEPIGVGGLLLLGGGLAFGLLPFTGRMVDRKGYRLPLILGLALLGGVMLRLALGPSLAEVFLLAALGGLGFSLFMPGWNGFLAKNLPQENRAAIWGSLMTVEGLGVALGPVVGGALWEAFGLQAPFLAGGIILFSLSLFYALALRRFGWN, from the coding sequence GTGTTTCGCTACCTGCCTTGGGCCCAAGACGGTCTTAGCATCCTCCTCCGCCTCATCCTGGCCGTGGGTCTGATGGAGGGGGTAAGGAGCGGTTATTTTGCTGGATTTCTCGCCTTCTACGCCCCGGAAAGGTTAGAGCTAGGCCCCACCGCTTTCACCCTGGCCTACACCCTACATCACCTCGCCGACCACCTCTCCAAAGGCCTGGGGGGGCTGATGGCGGAGCGGGTAGGCTTCGGCCTCACCGCCAGCCTGGCGGCTTTTGTGGGCTTTTTGGCCCTCCTCCTCACCCCCGCGGCCCACGGGGCCTGGACCCTCTGGGCCTTGGGGCTCCTCTGGGGGGTTTCCATGTCCACCCTCTACCCGGGCCTCATGACCTACGCCAGCCGCATCGCTGTCCCCGGAAGGGAGGCCAGGGCCCTTTCCTTCACCCTTACCCTGGTCCTGCCCTGGGTGGGCATCGGGGTGGTGGGGGTGGGGCAGGTGGCCTGGCGCCACCCGGAGGCGGGCCTCACCGCCCTCCTCTTCGCCCAGGGGGCGGCCCTGGCCCTGGCCCTCTCTCTCCTCCGCTTCCGCATCCCCGTGCCCCCGAAGAGCCGGAAGCGCTACCCCCTTTCCCGCCCTCTGTTCTTTTTGCCCGCGGCCTTCGGCCAGACCTTCGCCCCGGCTTTGGTCTCCCTCTTCCTCCTCCGCTTCGCCAAGGAGAGCCTGGGCCTCGAGCCCATCGGGGTAGGGGGGCTCCTCCTCCTTGGCGGCGGACTCGCCTTCGGCCTCCTCCCCTTCACCGGCAGAATGGTGGACCGCAAGGGGTACCGCCTGCCCCTGATCCTGGGCCTGGCCCTCCTGGGCGGGGTCATGCTCCGCCTGGCCCTGGGGCCCTCTCTGGCGGAGGTCTTTCTCCTTGCGGCCCTGGGGGGCTTGGGCTTCAGCCTCTTCATGCCGGGGTGGAACGGCTTCCTGGCCAAGAACCTGCCCCAGGAGAATCGGGCCGCCATCTGGGGTAGCCTGATGACCGTGGAGGGGCTCGGCGTGGCCCTGGGGCCCGTGGTGGGAGGGGCTCTCTGGGAGGCCTTTGGGCTCCAAGCTCCCTTCTTGGCGGGGGGCATCATCCTCTTTAGCCTGAGCCTCTTCTACGCCTTAGCGCTACGGAGGTTTGGATGGAACTAG
- a CDS encoding glycosyltransferase family 4 protein has translation MRLYRVGLFTDVYFPNPNGVTTSVYLLLRELRRMGHEAWVLAPAHPEAPEEEEGVVRVPSVAYPFYEGQQIALPSARYLPTKFEIVHTHTPLTLGVWGLRLARNRGLPHVSTFHTHYEKYAHYIPGLAVLDRYTGIVPRLAKAFYNRVEVVITPTEPVRRLAEGYGIERPIRVIPTGIDNRLLEEAPLPSPPPWPEGKRRLVTVGRLGKEKSFDLVLRALAEMARVEDVFLVHIGEGPELTYLQALARELSIVHRVRFLGPVPYRRIGGYYRSAELFLFASETETQGLVIWEAQAMGVPVIAVGAEGTLEGVEEGRTGYLVPPGDYKALAKKALELLQDEEKRRRFSVRSRAWALERSAERIAERIVAVYEEASEILRAEPRRLIFPFPRLPRSNLEDRPGGS, from the coding sequence ATGCGTCTTTATCGCGTAGGTCTCTTCACCGACGTCTACTTCCCCAACCCCAACGGGGTGACCACCAGCGTCTACCTCCTCCTGAGGGAGCTCAGGCGCATGGGGCACGAGGCCTGGGTCCTGGCTCCCGCCCACCCCGAGGCCCCGGAGGAGGAAGAGGGCGTGGTGCGGGTCCCCTCGGTGGCCTACCCTTTCTACGAGGGCCAGCAGATCGCCCTACCTTCGGCTCGCTATTTGCCTACGAAGTTCGAGATCGTCCACACCCACACCCCCCTCACCCTCGGGGTCTGGGGGCTGAGGCTCGCCCGCAACAGGGGCCTGCCCCACGTCTCCACCTTCCACACCCACTACGAGAAGTACGCCCACTACATCCCAGGCCTGGCCGTTCTGGATCGGTACACGGGCATCGTGCCCCGCCTGGCCAAGGCCTTCTACAACCGGGTGGAGGTGGTCATCACCCCCACGGAGCCGGTGAGACGCTTGGCGGAAGGGTACGGGATCGAGAGGCCCATCCGGGTCATCCCCACGGGGATTGACAACCGCCTCTTGGAGGAGGCCCCCCTCCCCTCCCCTCCCCCCTGGCCCGAGGGGAAAAGGCGGCTTGTCACTGTGGGCCGCCTGGGGAAGGAGAAGAGCTTTGACCTGGTCCTGAGGGCGCTGGCGGAGATGGCCCGAGTGGAGGACGTCTTCCTGGTTCACATCGGGGAAGGTCCCGAGCTTACCTATCTCCAGGCCCTGGCCCGGGAGCTTTCCATCGTCCACAGGGTGCGCTTTCTAGGACCCGTCCCCTACCGAAGGATCGGGGGCTACTACCGTTCGGCCGAGCTCTTTCTCTTCGCCAGCGAGACGGAAACCCAGGGCCTCGTCATCTGGGAGGCCCAGGCCATGGGGGTGCCGGTGATAGCGGTGGGAGCGGAAGGGACTTTAGAAGGGGTAGAGGAAGGAAGGACCGGATACCTAGTGCCCCCCGGAGACTACAAAGCCTTGGCGAAAAAAGCCTTAGAGCTCCTCCAGGATGAGGAAAAGCGGCGGCGATTCAGCGTACGGTCCCGGGCCTGGGCCCTGGAACGCTCAGCGGAGCGCATCGCCGAAAGGATCGTGGCCGTCTACGAAGAGGCCAGCGAGATCCTCCGCGCCGAGCCCAGGCGGCTCATCTTTCCCTTTCCCCGCCTTCCCCGAAGTAACCTCGAGGATCGCCCAGGAGGTTCCTAA
- a CDS encoding glycosyltransferase family 2 protein yields MRISVVIPAHNEEAYLPRALGAVAAQTLKPLEVIVVDNASTDRTREVAEAHGARVVLCARKGVAFARQAGLLAARGEWVAMTDADSLPTERWLERLTARAGGAVALYGPLRFYGVSPFEATLSEQGYRAFLNLMALLGRPNLAGANMMLLKEAALWVGGFPEVEAREDVLLGWRLRRLGPVRYVPEALVLTSARRLQGGWGPFLLRQVRNLLGDPRGYFGEGGERER; encoded by the coding sequence GTGCGCATCAGCGTGGTGATCCCCGCCCACAACGAGGAGGCCTACCTTCCTAGAGCCCTTGGGGCGGTGGCGGCCCAGACCCTGAAGCCCCTGGAGGTCATCGTGGTGGACAACGCCTCCACCGACCGCACACGGGAGGTGGCCGAGGCCCACGGCGCCCGGGTGGTTCTCTGCGCCAGGAAGGGGGTGGCCTTCGCCCGGCAGGCGGGCCTCCTGGCGGCCCGGGGGGAGTGGGTGGCCATGACCGATGCCGACTCCTTGCCCACGGAGCGCTGGCTGGAACGCCTGACCGCGCGGGCAGGGGGGGCGGTGGCCCTCTACGGCCCCCTACGCTTTTACGGGGTCTCCCCCTTTGAGGCCACCCTTTCCGAGCAAGGCTACCGGGCTTTTCTCAACCTGATGGCCCTCCTCGGTCGGCCCAACCTGGCGGGGGCCAACATGATGCTCCTCAAGGAGGCGGCCCTCTGGGTGGGCGGCTTCCCCGAGGTGGAGGCCCGGGAGGACGTCCTTTTGGGTTGGAGGCTAAGGCGCCTCGGCCCTGTGCGCTACGTGCCCGAGGCCCTCGTCCTTACCTCGGCCCGGAGACTCCAGGGGGGCTGGGGGCCTTTTCTCCTGAGGCAGGTTAGGAACCTCCTGGGCGATCCTCGAGGTTACTTCGGGGAAGGCGGGGAAAGGGAAAGATGA
- the gatC gene encoding Asp-tRNA(Asn)/Glu-tRNA(Gln) amidotransferase subunit GatC has protein sequence MELSSELLRKLEALAKLRLSPEEEALLLEDLRRILDFVDTLPQVEVEEGDEALGRLREDEERPSLPQALALSVAPDQEEGFFRVPPVLE, from the coding sequence ATGGAACTATCCTCCGAGCTATTGAGGAAGCTGGAAGCCCTGGCCAAGCTCAGGCTTTCCCCAGAGGAGGAGGCCCTTCTCCTGGAGGACCTGAGGCGCATCCTGGACTTCGTGGACACCCTGCCCCAGGTAGAGGTGGAGGAAGGGGATGAGGCCCTGGGGCGGCTAAGGGAGGACGAGGAAAGGCCCTCCCTCCCCCAGGCCCTGGCCCTCTCCGTGGCCCCCGACCAGGAGGAAGGCTTCTTCCGGGTCCCCCCGGTTTTGGAGTAG
- a CDS encoding glycosyltransferase family 4 protein — protein MRVLFLTDAKRIGGSEVYLREMLPRLKTLGLSPEAALPLAEGNRPIREALLKQGIPVHAYRTLKDLPRGFDRVVASAWYPQSYRAFFTHYPRLTLLIHDQIEVFYPLGGRYLYRLGYRLLQVPNLKRAEAVITVSQWAARWLREVHGIERVFAVPNGVDTERFRPPLPGEKEALRARYDLNRYTVLVPARMSPEKNHLAVLLTARLLPEVDFLLVGTGELEGLWRKMAQVLRLQNVRFLGRREDMPDLYRAVDTVLLPTLGENQSLATLEAMASALPVVTTPIPAQKELIQDGYTGRLANPSPCELALTLKTLPSTLGKAARAWVLARHNLEQSALQLAQTLREVHRA, from the coding sequence GTGAGGGTCCTCTTCCTCACCGACGCCAAGCGGATTGGAGGAAGCGAGGTCTACCTCCGGGAGATGCTTCCCCGCCTCAAAACCTTGGGACTAAGTCCCGAGGCCGCCCTGCCTCTGGCCGAAGGCAACAGGCCCATCCGGGAAGCGCTTCTGAAACAGGGAATCCCAGTCCACGCTTACCGGACCCTAAAAGATCTGCCGCGGGGGTTTGACCGCGTGGTGGCCTCGGCCTGGTACCCACAGAGCTACAGGGCCTTCTTCACCCACTATCCACGGTTAACGCTTCTTATTCATGACCAGATAGAGGTCTTTTATCCCCTGGGAGGCCGGTACCTTTACCGCCTGGGTTATCGCCTTCTCCAAGTACCTAACCTAAAGCGCGCCGAAGCGGTCATCACCGTCTCCCAATGGGCCGCCAGATGGCTAAGGGAGGTCCATGGGATAGAAAGGGTCTTTGCTGTTCCCAACGGCGTGGATACAGAGCGCTTCCGCCCACCCCTTCCAGGGGAAAAGGAAGCTCTCAGGGCTCGGTATGACCTGAACCGATACACCGTTCTTGTGCCCGCACGCATGAGCCCGGAAAAGAACCACTTGGCCGTCCTCCTCACCGCCAGGCTTCTCCCTGAGGTAGACTTCCTCCTGGTGGGAACGGGCGAGCTGGAGGGGCTTTGGCGAAAGATGGCGCAAGTTTTGCGCCTTCAAAACGTGCGCTTCCTAGGAAGGCGAGAGGATATGCCTGACCTCTACCGAGCCGTGGACACCGTCCTCCTCCCAACCCTAGGGGAGAACCAGTCCTTGGCCACCCTCGAGGCCATGGCCTCAGCCCTCCCCGTGGTCACCACTCCCATCCCCGCCCAAAAGGAGCTCATTCAGGATGGATACACTGGGAGACTTGCCAATCCTTCCCCTTGCGAACTTGCTCTTACTTTGAAAACCTTGCCCTCTACGCTGGGCAAAGCCGCCCGTGCCTGGGTCCTAGCCCGTCACAACTTGGAACAAAGCGCCCTCCAGCTAGCCCAAACGCTTCGTGAGGTACATCGTGCTTGA
- a CDS encoding polysaccharide deacetylase family protein, with the protein MELAFGLVLLLYGLSDILFRFLGLGAYARGSRREPKVALTFDDGPSERTEALLHLLKAHGVKATFFLTGEKAKKRPDLVERIREEGHQIEDHGQIHQAWKLLLPWVEWRHMAENPARYYRPPHGLHTPFTRLFARLLGKRVALWDLESKDWLDLPPEALAERLLYYLRPGSVVLLHDGPERTLRLLELALPRMRALGYRSVTLDELSPIPLGPRLALVRGLQGFNERYDRRHGLKRVGLGPFDFLKVEAKPFPFPPLRGEPALELHLDSERVVELSPFQALRQIREGMKGLAAMIERGEIPRPKLLYGFSYQAEDLRVLGFQPWPYPLPPWAARLAALATMWQLWLYRGDLPDWRRPAATLRYMETEELLRRFPPSTPASPPLAPGGGETPPP; encoded by the coding sequence ATGGAACTAGCCTTCGGATTGGTCCTTCTGCTCTACGGACTTTCGGATATCCTCTTCCGCTTTCTGGGCCTTGGGGCCTACGCCCGGGGAAGCCGGCGGGAGCCCAAGGTGGCCCTCACCTTTGACGACGGCCCTTCGGAAAGGACAGAGGCTCTTCTTCACCTCCTGAAAGCCCACGGGGTGAAGGCCACCTTCTTCCTCACCGGGGAAAAGGCGAAGAAGCGGCCAGACCTGGTGGAAAGGATCAGGGAAGAGGGCCACCAGATAGAGGACCACGGCCAGATCCACCAGGCCTGGAAGCTCCTTCTGCCCTGGGTGGAGTGGCGGCACATGGCGGAGAACCCGGCGCGGTACTACCGCCCCCCCCACGGTCTCCACACCCCCTTCACCCGCCTCTTCGCCCGCCTACTGGGGAAAAGGGTGGCCCTCTGGGACCTGGAGAGCAAGGACTGGCTGGACCTGCCTCCTGAGGCCTTGGCGGAGAGGCTTCTCTACTACCTGCGCCCAGGGAGCGTGGTCCTCCTCCACGATGGCCCCGAAAGGACCCTGAGGCTTCTGGAGCTGGCCCTACCCAGGATGCGGGCGCTGGGCTACCGGTCCGTCACCCTAGACGAGCTTTCCCCCATACCCCTGGGGCCCCGTTTAGCCCTGGTCAGGGGCCTCCAGGGGTTCAACGAGCGGTATGACCGGAGGCACGGGCTAAAAAGGGTAGGTCTCGGCCCTTTTGATTTCCTCAAAGTGGAAGCCAAGCCTTTTCCCTTTCCTCCACTTAGAGGAGAGCCCGCTTTGGAACTCCATCTGGACTCCGAGCGGGTGGTGGAGCTCAGCCCCTTCCAAGCCCTCAGACAGATTCGGGAGGGGATGAAGGGGCTTGCGGCCATGATAGAAAGGGGCGAGATTCCTAGGCCCAAACTCCTTTATGGTTTCAGCTACCAGGCGGAGGACCTACGGGTTTTGGGTTTCCAGCCTTGGCCTTACCCTCTTCCCCCATGGGCCGCCCGCCTGGCCGCCTTAGCCACCATGTGGCAACTCTGGCTCTACCGAGGCGACCTCCCCGACTGGCGTAGGCCCGCCGCTACCCTCCGCTACATGGAAACCGAGGAGCTTCTACGGCGATTCCCACCGTCCACTCCCGCTTCCCCACCCCTGGCACCCGGTGGAGGCGAAACCCCGCCTCCTTGA
- the mnmD gene encoding tRNA (5-methylaminomethyl-2-thiouridine)(34)-methyltransferase MnmD, with translation MEVLYTEDGTPTLFHPAYGEAYHPRQGALLQARRLYLERTRTHLHPAPRVLEVGLGLLVNFRVALESALARGVFLRYLAVEKEPLPREVLSAIRLPLPLGERVFGEILEAWPEERFSGPWGELRVVFGDIREVALPALWATAVYLDPFSPKANPEAWEAPVLRRLRLALRRGGVLATYSAQGAFRRALKEAGFRLHRVPGVGKREWTVGIAVEAPRFPCSGG, from the coding sequence GTGGAGGTCCTGTACACCGAAGACGGCACCCCCACCCTCTTCCACCCCGCCTACGGGGAGGCCTACCACCCCAGGCAGGGGGCCCTCCTCCAGGCCCGGAGGCTCTACCTGGAGAGGACCCGGACCCACCTCCACCCGGCCCCGAGGGTCCTGGAGGTGGGCCTGGGCCTCCTGGTGAACTTCCGGGTGGCCCTGGAAAGCGCCCTGGCCCGGGGGGTCTTCCTCCGCTACCTGGCGGTGGAAAAGGAGCCCCTGCCCCGGGAGGTCCTTTCCGCCATCCGCCTCCCCCTGCCCCTGGGGGAGAGGGTCTTTGGGGAGATCCTCGAGGCCTGGCCCGAGGAGCGGTTTTCCGGCCCCTGGGGGGAGCTTAGGGTGGTCTTCGGGGATATCCGGGAGGTGGCCCTTCCCGCCCTCTGGGCCACGGCGGTCTATCTGGACCCCTTCAGCCCCAAGGCCAACCCCGAGGCCTGGGAAGCCCCGGTGCTCAGGAGGCTCCGCCTGGCCCTAAGGCGGGGCGGGGTGCTCGCCACCTACTCCGCCCAAGGAGCCTTCCGGCGGGCCCTCAAGGAGGCGGGGTTTCGCCTCCACCGGGTGCCAGGGGTGGGGAAGCGGGAGTGGACGGTGGGAATCGCCGTAGAAGCTCCTCGGTTTCCATGTAGCGGAGGGTAG